The genomic interval TGGTACGCCGTCCTGGTCGCGGCGCTGATCGCCGCGCCTTATGTGCTGGAGTCCTATTATCTCAGCCAGCTGGTGTTCGTGCTGATCTACGCCATCGTCGGCATCGCCATGAACGTGCTGTCGGGGCAGGCGGGGCAGGTCTCGATCGGCCATGCCGCCTTTATGGCGATCGGCGCCTATACGGCGGCGGTCTGCGAAAAGCATGGTCTGCCGCTGCCGGTGTATCTGGTGCTGGCAGGCGGCTTCACCGGGCTGATCGGCTATCTGGTGGGGCTGCCGGCGCTACGGCTGCACGGCATCTACCTGGCAATCGCCACGCTCGCGTTCGCCTTCATCGTCGAGGAAATCGTCACCCGCTGGGAGAGCGTCACCAACGGCAATGAAGGCCTGATGCTGGGCGCGCCGTCGCTGTTCGGGCTGAAGCTTGGCGCGCAGGGCTTCTATTATCTCTGCCTCGGCGTCACCGTGGTGGTGATCCTGGCCGCGATCAACATCCTGCGCTCGCCGACGGGACGTGCGTTTCTGGCGATCCGCGACAGCGAGACTGCTGCGCGCAGCATGGGCATCGACACCGCGCGCTACAAGACCCGGGCGTTCGCAATATCGGCCGGCTTCACCGGGCTCGCCGGCGTGCTGTACGCGCATAAGCTGTCGTTCATCAGCCCGGAAATGTTCAGCCTGTCGATGTCGATCGAGTTCGTCATGATCATCATCATCGGCGGCGTGCTCAGCCTGCGCGGCGCGGTGTTCGGCGCGATCTTCATGATCATGGTCGATCCGATCCTGATCGTGGTGAAGGACAAGGTGCCGCAACTGACCCTGGCGGCGATGCAGGGGATTGGCTTGTCGGATCAGCTCACCGACGCGATCCAGGCCGGAATCGTCCGCGTCGCCGGCGCGCCAGGGCTGAAGTCGCTGATCTTCGGTCTGATCATCATCCTGTTCATCATCTTTGAGCCGATGGGCCTCGATGGACGATGGGCGCGGGTGAAGTCGTATTTCCGGCAG from Rhodopseudomonas palustris carries:
- a CDS encoding branched-chain amino acid ABC transporter permease, translated to MSAHVRTSYAQSEQLFPSKNAAFWYAVLVAALIAAPYVLESYYLSQLVFVLIYAIVGIAMNVLSGQAGQVSIGHAAFMAIGAYTAAVCEKHGLPLPVYLVLAGGFTGLIGYLVGLPALRLHGIYLAIATLAFAFIVEEIVTRWESVTNGNEGLMLGAPSLFGLKLGAQGFYYLCLGVTVVVILAAINILRSPTGRAFLAIRDSETAARSMGIDTARYKTRAFAISAGFTGLAGVLYAHKLSFISPEMFSLSMSIEFVMIIIIGGVLSLRGAVFGAIFMIMVDPILIVVKDKVPQLTLAAMQGIGLSDQLTDAIQAGIVRVAGAPGLKSLIFGLIIILFIIFEPMGLDGRWARVKSYFRQFPLYRPTSARAQRMFLKSERNR